The Rhodoflexus caldus genome includes a window with the following:
- a CDS encoding DUF4286 family protein, whose translation MIAYNVTVSIDESVREEWVQWMKHKHIPDVLATGMFTGAKMFHLLTNAEDDTGHNYTIQYTCESMERFREYEAKYAPTLRKDTEDKFGGKFYAFRSLMEEV comes from the coding sequence ATGATTGCATACAACGTTACCGTCAGTATAGACGAAAGTGTCCGCGAAGAGTGGGTGCAGTGGATGAAACACAAGCACATCCCCGACGTGCTGGCAACTGGCATGTTTACGGGGGCTAAAATGTTCCACCTGCTCACCAACGCCGAAGACGACACGGGACACAACTACACCATCCAATACACTTGCGAAAGCATGGAGCGATTCCGCGAATACGAGGCTAAATATGCGCCTACACTTCGCAAAGATACCGAAGACAAGTTTGGCGGAAAGTTTTATGCCTTCCGCTCGCTCATGGAAGAGGTGTAA
- the ung gene encoding uracil-DNA glycosylase yields MDVKIAPSWKEHLAAEFEKPYFKQLVEFVKNEYRTQKVYPPGRLIFHAFDKCSFDDVKVVILGQDPYHGEGQANGLCFSVADHVPIPPSLVNIFKEIHADLGKPIPKTGNLERWASQGVLLLNATLTVRANTPGSHQKKGWETFTDAVVHLLAEQKEGLVFMLWGKYAQEKGKFIDKTRHLVLTAAHPSPFAADKGWFGCRHFSKANEYLRSRGLQEIDW; encoded by the coding sequence ATGGACGTAAAAATTGCCCCTTCGTGGAAAGAACATCTGGCTGCCGAATTTGAAAAGCCCTATTTCAAGCAGTTGGTAGAGTTTGTCAAAAACGAATACCGCACGCAAAAGGTCTATCCTCCCGGCAGGCTCATCTTCCATGCCTTTGACAAATGCTCATTTGACGATGTGAAAGTCGTTATTCTTGGGCAAGACCCTTACCACGGCGAAGGACAGGCCAACGGGCTGTGTTTTTCGGTAGCCGACCATGTGCCCATACCTCCCTCATTGGTCAATATTTTCAAAGAAATTCATGCCGACTTAGGCAAGCCGATTCCTAAAACAGGTAATTTGGAACGCTGGGCATCACAGGGCGTACTGCTGCTCAATGCCACGCTGACCGTCCGCGCCAATACGCCCGGCTCGCATCAGAAAAAAGGCTGGGAAACCTTTACCGATGCGGTCGTTCACCTGTTAGCCGAACAGAAAGAAGGCTTGGTTTTCATGCTTTGGGGCAAATACGCACAAGAAAAAGGCAAGTTTATTGACAAAACCCGCCATTTGGTGCTTACGGCGGCGCATCCTTCGCCCTTTGCAGCCGATAAGGGTTGGTTTGGCTGCCGACATTTCAGCAAAGCCAACGAGTACTTGCGCAGCCGCGGCTTGCAAGAGATTGACTGGTAA
- the guaB gene encoding IMP dehydrogenase, translating to MASSFESPFVMEALTYDDVLLLPAYSEVLPRETDTSTQLTRNIRLSIPIVAAAMDTVSEAEMAIAMAQEGGIAFIHKNMSIQKQAEQVRKVKRSESGMIVDPITLQPHMSLLEATRMMREMKIGGIPVVNAEGALVGIITNRDLRFRKDLSVTVGEVMTKENLITAPAGIDMNQAEEILQQYRIEKLPIVDKNNKLIGLITYKDILKRKDNPDACKDSLGRLRVGAAVGVTPDIIDRVQALKNAGVDVITIDTAHGHSRGVIETLKMVKKHFTDLDVIVGNVATAEGAKALADAGADAVKVGVGPGSICTTRVIAGVGMPQLTAVVEASRALAGSGVPVIADGGIRFSGDIVKAIAGGANSIMIGSLLAGTEEAPGEVILLEGRKFKSYRGMGSLEAMEEGSKDRYFQDAEDDIKKLVPEGIVGRVPYKGRVEEVIYQLVGGLRAGMGYCGAPNIAALQKAKFVKITAAGMRESHPHDVIITREAPNYSR from the coding sequence ATGGCCTCCTCTTTTGAATCTCCTTTTGTCATGGAAGCGCTCACATACGACGACGTATTGTTGCTTCCTGCCTACTCCGAAGTACTGCCCCGCGAAACAGACACTTCCACGCAACTGACCCGCAACATTCGTTTGAGCATACCGATTGTTGCTGCCGCAATGGATACCGTTTCGGAAGCCGAAATGGCAATTGCCATGGCACAAGAAGGCGGTATTGCGTTCATTCACAAAAACATGAGCATTCAGAAGCAGGCCGAGCAGGTGCGCAAGGTCAAGCGTTCTGAAAGCGGTATGATTGTAGACCCCATTACCTTGCAACCGCACATGAGCCTGCTTGAAGCCACTCGCATGATGCGTGAGATGAAAATCGGAGGGATTCCTGTGGTTAATGCCGAAGGGGCACTGGTAGGCATCATCACCAATCGCGACCTGCGTTTCCGAAAAGACTTGTCCGTTACGGTAGGCGAAGTAATGACCAAAGAAAACCTCATTACGGCTCCGGCAGGCATTGACATGAATCAGGCAGAAGAAATTTTGCAACAATATCGCATTGAAAAATTGCCGATTGTTGATAAAAACAACAAACTCATCGGCCTGATTACCTACAAAGATATTTTGAAGCGCAAAGATAACCCCGATGCCTGCAAAGACTCGCTGGGTCGTTTGCGCGTAGGGGCTGCCGTTGGCGTTACACCCGATATCATAGACCGCGTACAAGCACTCAAAAATGCGGGAGTAGATGTGATTACCATAGACACGGCACACGGCCACTCGCGCGGGGTAATTGAGACGCTGAAAATGGTAAAAAAACATTTTACCGATTTAGATGTAATTGTAGGTAATGTGGCTACTGCCGAAGGTGCAAAAGCATTGGCAGATGCAGGTGCTGATGCAGTAAAAGTAGGTGTAGGGCCGGGCAGTATCTGTACGACACGCGTTATAGCAGGTGTGGGAATGCCGCAACTGACGGCCGTGGTGGAAGCATCGCGCGCATTGGCAGGCTCGGGCGTGCCTGTAATTGCCGATGGTGGTATTCGTTTTTCGGGCGACATTGTAAAAGCTATTGCAGGCGGTGCCAACAGCATCATGATTGGCTCGTTGCTGGCAGGCACCGAAGAAGCCCCCGGCGAAGTGATTTTGCTCGAAGGAAGAAAATTCAAATCTTATCGTGGAATGGGTTCGCTGGAAGCTATGGAAGAAGGTTCCAAAGACCGCTACTTCCAAGACGCGGAAGACGATATCAAGAAATTAGTACCCGAAGGCATTGTAGGTCGCGTTCCTTACAAAGGCAGGGTAGAAGAAGTGATTTATCAGTTAGTTGGCGGCTTGCGTGCCGGTATGGGCTACTGCGGTGCACCAAACATTGCAGCGCTCCAAAAAGCCAAATTTGTGAAAATTACGGCAGCAGGTATGCGCGAAAGCCATCCGCATGACGTAATCATTACCCGCGAAGCTCCTAATTACAGCCGTTAA
- a CDS encoding MBL fold metallo-hydrolase: MQLHTIDTGFFKLDGGAMFGVVPKTIWQNLNPPDANNMCTWAMRCLLVETGNRLILIDNGIGNKQSEKFFSHYYLHGDASLQGSLHKVGLNFNDITDAFLTHLHFDHCGGGVVRTGEGKLQPTFPNATYWTNEAHWQWAIQPNAREKASFLSENLLPMQESGQLKMVQLPQQTTDSQLLVVPFAEGVELVAVDGHTEKQMLPLISFKGRKVLFCGDLLPSAGHIPLPYVMAYDVRPLLTLQEKEQVLNRALAENWVLFFEHDPVHECCTLQQTDKGIRPKDFFRLSELSA, encoded by the coding sequence ATGCAATTGCATACGATAGACACAGGCTTTTTCAAACTGGATGGCGGCGCTATGTTCGGCGTTGTGCCTAAAACCATTTGGCAAAATCTCAATCCGCCCGATGCCAACAATATGTGCACATGGGCGATGCGCTGTTTGCTGGTTGAAACAGGCAACCGCTTGATACTGATAGACAACGGTATCGGCAACAAGCAAAGCGAAAAGTTTTTCAGCCATTACTATCTCCACGGCGATGCTTCGCTGCAAGGCTCGTTGCACAAGGTTGGCCTCAATTTTAATGACATCACCGATGCATTCCTTACGCATCTGCATTTTGACCACTGTGGCGGGGGAGTAGTCCGCACAGGCGAAGGTAAACTGCAACCTACTTTCCCAAATGCCACCTATTGGACAAACGAGGCGCACTGGCAGTGGGCAATTCAGCCCAATGCGCGGGAAAAAGCAAGTTTCCTGAGCGAAAACCTGCTGCCCATGCAAGAGAGCGGGCAACTGAAAATGGTTCAATTGCCACAACAAACAACCGACAGCCAATTGCTTGTTGTTCCTTTTGCAGAAGGTGTGGAACTTGTGGCAGTAGATGGACACACCGAAAAGCAAATGCTGCCGCTGATTAGTTTCAAAGGCAGAAAAGTGCTGTTCTGCGGCGATTTGCTGCCCTCCGCCGGTCATATTCCGCTGCCCTACGTGATGGCATACGACGTGCGCCCGCTGCTTACTTTGCAGGAAAAGGAACAAGTGCTGAACCGTGCATTAGCCGAAAACTGGGTGCTGTTTTTTGAGCACGACCCCGTACATGAGTGCTGTACGCTGCAACAAACCGATAAAGGCATCCGCCCGAAAGACTTCTTCCGTTTAAGCGAATTAAGCGCTTGA
- a CDS encoding cytochrome c peroxidase, with the protein MTKNLLFIACLLFAASCYFMAGRHKEDTAELSYRLYVHYINRLMASAEVMQQIVRQTDDEKAVQESFKKARLIYKKIEPIAEYYNPTTARSINGPAIPEAEIYDAKVLPPQGFQVIEELIFPYDKSQKNELIEQVNALVVNIKHLKYTAESNTFTDAHLWDALRLQLFRMAAMGIAGFDSPVAFLSIEEAAASLEGIKEFVSIYTKQEALMKKLDSAILFLQQNPDFETFDRFHFIKNHLNPLGQQMLAAQNALAIPVFDKENRIFYAQAAHLFHYEYLNPEFFKPAASVAGTPELLNLGKALFYDPQLGGNNSRNCASCHRPDKAFTDGLAKSRAFNGKDFISRNAPTLWNATFQATQFLDGRAVFMEDQIRDVLAAPNEMHSSVEEVVKKINASPAYREQFAKAFGRAADAPVSEQEFLNALAAYLHSLVALNSRFDRHMRGEGELLTKEEIHGFNLFMGKAKCGTCHFMPFFNGLVPPHFIHTESEVIGTPAQPDTIHAKIDDDLGKYRLHQFDIFKFSFKTSTVRNTALTAPYMHNGVYQTLDEVIDFYNRGGAAGIGIQLENQTLPPDPLNLTAAEKKALIAFMHSLTDTVRTAYISSKQVVQ; encoded by the coding sequence ATGACAAAAAATTTACTATTCATCGCTTGCTTGCTATTTGCCGCATCTTGTTATTTCATGGCAGGCCGCCACAAAGAAGATACCGCCGAGTTGAGCTATCGCCTGTACGTGCACTACATCAACCGCCTGATGGCAAGTGCTGAGGTAATGCAGCAAATCGTTCGCCAAACCGATGATGAAAAAGCCGTTCAGGAAAGTTTCAAAAAGGCGCGTTTGATTTACAAAAAAATAGAGCCCATAGCCGAATACTACAACCCGACCACTGCCCGAAGCATCAACGGGCCGGCAATCCCCGAAGCTGAAATCTATGATGCCAAAGTTTTGCCTCCGCAAGGCTTTCAGGTGATAGAAGAACTCATTTTTCCATACGATAAATCGCAAAAAAACGAACTCATAGAACAAGTTAATGCGCTGGTTGTCAATATCAAGCATTTAAAATATACAGCCGAGAGCAATACTTTTACCGATGCGCACCTGTGGGATGCTTTGCGCCTGCAATTGTTCCGCATGGCTGCCATGGGCATTGCAGGGTTTGATTCGCCCGTAGCGTTTCTTTCCATTGAAGAAGCTGCGGCATCTTTGGAAGGCATCAAAGAATTTGTCAGCATCTATACCAAGCAGGAAGCACTAATGAAAAAATTGGACAGTGCTATCCTGTTTTTGCAACAAAACCCTGATTTTGAAACATTTGACCGTTTTCACTTTATCAAAAACCATCTGAATCCGCTGGGGCAACAGATGTTGGCGGCTCAAAACGCCCTTGCCATTCCTGTTTTTGACAAAGAAAATCGCATTTTTTATGCGCAGGCAGCACACTTGTTCCATTACGAATATCTGAATCCCGAATTTTTCAAGCCTGCCGCATCCGTAGCCGGCACTCCCGAATTGCTGAACCTTGGCAAAGCGCTTTTCTACGACCCGCAACTTGGGGGCAACAACAGCCGCAATTGTGCCTCTTGCCACCGTCCCGACAAAGCATTTACCGACGGCTTGGCAAAAAGCAGGGCTTTTAATGGCAAAGATTTTATCAGCCGCAACGCGCCTACACTGTGGAATGCCACTTTTCAGGCCACACAGTTTTTAGACGGGCGGGCTGTTTTCATGGAAGACCAAATCCGCGATGTGTTGGCTGCACCCAACGAGATGCACAGTTCGGTAGAAGAGGTTGTCAAAAAAATCAATGCATCGCCTGCCTATCGGGAACAATTTGCCAAAGCCTTTGGCAGGGCAGCAGACGCACCCGTTTCCGAGCAGGAATTTCTCAATGCACTTGCAGCCTATTTGCACTCGTTGGTTGCGCTCAACTCCCGTTTTGACCGCCATATGCGCGGCGAAGGTGAGTTGCTCACCAAAGAAGAAATCCACGGATTTAATTTGTTCATGGGCAAAGCCAAATGCGGCACTTGCCACTTTATGCCATTCTTCAACGGGTTAGTGCCGCCTCATTTTATTCATACCGAAAGCGAAGTTATAGGTACGCCTGCCCAACCTGACACAATCCATGCAAAAATTGATGACGATTTAGGCAAATATCGCCTGCATCAGTTTGATATTTTTAAATTTTCGTTCAAAACCTCTACCGTTCGCAATACAGCCTTGACCGCCCCCTATATGCACAACGGCGTGTATCAAACATTGGATGAAGTGATTGATTTTTACAATCGGGGAGGCGCTGCCGGTATTGGTATTCAATTGGAAAACCAAACGCTGCCACCCGACCCGCTGAACCTGACTGCTGCCGAGAAAAAAGCACTCATCGCTTTCATGCACAGCCTGACCGATACAGTGCGAACCGCTTACATTTCGTCTAAACAAGTCGTCCAATAA
- a CDS encoding sugar porter family MFS transporter, translating into MKNNFLLFITFIAAFGGFLFGFDTAVIAGAIPFVKTYFQLDEIGEGWAVGCAIIGCAIGAASSGALSDRFGRKLVLIATGIFFTLSAIVTAIATSFDLFIIFRIVGGLGIGAASVLCPTYISEISPANVRGRLVSLNQLMIVIGILIVYISNYLLVGLGENNWRWMLGVETAPALLFLIALLFVPESPRWLVQNNRADEALQVLTKINGAAFAESAMVEIKDSLAGSNREQVNFGSLFKGKMGYVITIGTLLACFQQITGINAIIYYAPTIFMKAGAGVGSAFWQSIIIGVINLSFTFVAIWLIDRAGRKSLMLWGSAGMAVSLGILVAAFAMNKLEGYWVLFAILGYIASFAASLAPVMWVVVAELYPNRIRGAAMSFSIFLHWSSTFLVVQTFPWILQNAGGATAFGIFAVLSVITLLFVQRFIPETKGKSLEEIQQELGLSHH; encoded by the coding sequence ATGAAAAACAACTTCCTACTGTTCATCACATTTATTGCCGCATTTGGCGGCTTTTTATTTGGCTTTGATACTGCCGTTATTGCGGGGGCAATTCCCTTTGTCAAAACCTATTTTCAGTTAGACGAAATCGGCGAAGGCTGGGCTGTGGGCTGTGCCATTATCGGCTGTGCTATCGGGGCGGCGAGCTCGGGCGCACTCAGCGACCGATTCGGGCGCAAGCTCGTGCTCATTGCCACCGGTATTTTTTTCACGCTGTCAGCTATTGTAACAGCCATCGCCACTTCTTTTGACCTGTTTATTATTTTCCGCATCGTAGGTGGATTAGGCATCGGTGCTGCATCCGTTCTTTGCCCTACCTATATTTCTGAAATATCGCCCGCCAATGTGCGCGGAAGGCTTGTTTCGCTCAATCAGTTGATGATTGTTATCGGTATTTTGATAGTGTACATCTCCAACTACTTGCTGGTGGGCTTGGGTGAAAACAATTGGCGATGGATGCTCGGCGTAGAAACTGCCCCTGCTTTACTTTTCCTGATTGCTTTGCTGTTTGTGCCGGAGAGCCCGCGCTGGTTGGTGCAAAATAACCGCGCAGATGAGGCATTGCAGGTGCTTACCAAAATCAACGGCGCTGCTTTCGCCGAGAGTGCAATGGTAGAAATTAAAGATTCGCTTGCGGGAAGCAACCGCGAGCAGGTAAATTTTGGCAGCCTGTTTAAAGGCAAAATGGGCTATGTGATTACCATTGGTACGCTGCTGGCTTGCTTTCAGCAAATCACGGGCATTAACGCAATTATTTATTACGCACCGACAATTTTTATGAAAGCAGGTGCCGGCGTCGGTTCGGCTTTTTGGCAATCTATCATCATCGGGGTAATTAACCTCTCGTTTACCTTCGTGGCTATCTGGCTGATAGACCGCGCGGGGCGCAAGTCGCTGATGCTGTGGGGTTCGGCGGGCATGGCTGTTTCGCTGGGCATTCTGGTGGCAGCCTTTGCCATGAATAAGTTGGAGGGTTATTGGGTGCTGTTTGCCATTTTGGGCTATATCGCATCTTTTGCAGCTTCGCTTGCTCCTGTGATGTGGGTAGTGGTTGCCGAACTGTACCCGAACCGCATTCGGGGTGCTGCCATGTCGTTTTCTATCTTCTTGCATTGGTCATCTACCTTCTTGGTCGTTCAGACTTTCCCATGGATTTTGCAAAACGCAGGTGGCGCAACGGCATTCGGCATTTTTGCCGTGCTGAGTGTAATTACCCTGCTCTTTGTACAGCGCTTCATTCCCGAAACAAAAGGAAAATCATTAGAAGAAATTCAGCAGGAACTCGGCCTGTCTCATCATTAA
- a CDS encoding 3-oxoacyl-ACP synthase III family protein: protein MKSSKIAGLGFYVPEKVVTNQDLTAFVNTTNEWIVERTGVRQRHYFDPEKGETNFGFAVKASEIALQRAGLTPQDIDLIVYATLSPDYYFPGSGVLLQRAMDFRNIAAIDLRAQCSGFIYALSVADQFIKTGMYKHVLVVGSEIHSSGLDYSDHGRHVAVIFGDGAGAVVLSATDEPGKGILSTHLHSEGKYAEELAVIYPKSSAKNRNPIEELQPGGGFYPVMNGQYVFKHAVTRMPEAIMEALEANNYKPEDIDILVPHQANIRITQAVQQRLGLPDEKVVSNIQNYGNTTAASIPIALCEAWEAGRIKEGDLVCLCSFGSGFTWASALIRW from the coding sequence ATGAAAAGCTCTAAAATTGCAGGTTTGGGCTTCTACGTGCCCGAAAAAGTTGTTACAAATCAAGACCTGACTGCCTTTGTAAACACTACCAACGAGTGGATTGTAGAAAGAACCGGCGTTCGCCAACGTCATTATTTTGACCCCGAAAAGGGTGAAACCAACTTCGGATTTGCCGTCAAAGCCTCTGAAATTGCCTTGCAACGCGCCGGACTCACCCCTCAGGATATAGACCTGATTGTATATGCCACCCTCAGCCCCGACTATTACTTCCCGGGCTCCGGTGTACTTTTGCAGCGCGCAATGGATTTCCGCAATATTGCTGCCATTGACCTGCGCGCGCAGTGTTCGGGCTTTATCTATGCGCTGTCTGTTGCCGACCAGTTTATCAAAACAGGCATGTACAAGCACGTGCTTGTGGTAGGTTCAGAAATCCATTCCAGCGGTTTGGACTACTCCGACCATGGTCGCCACGTGGCTGTTATCTTCGGCGACGGGGCTGGTGCTGTCGTACTCTCTGCCACCGACGAACCCGGCAAAGGCATTCTTTCTACTCATCTGCACAGCGAAGGCAAATATGCCGAAGAACTTGCGGTTATCTATCCGAAATCGAGCGCTAAAAACCGCAACCCGATTGAAGAATTGCAGCCCGGTGGCGGTTTCTATCCGGTGATGAATGGACAGTATGTGTTTAAACACGCTGTAACCCGTATGCCGGAAGCCATTATGGAAGCACTGGAAGCCAATAATTACAAGCCCGAAGATATTGACATTCTCGTGCCGCATCAGGCAAATATCCGCATCACACAGGCTGTACAGCAACGCCTTGGCCTGCCCGATGAGAAGGTAGTAAGCAATATCCAAAACTATGGCAATACGACAGCCGCTTCCATCCCAATTGCCCTTTGCGAAGCGTGGGAAGCCGGTCGTATTAAAGAAGGCGATTTGGTTTGTCTCTGTTCCTTTGGCAGCGGGTTTACTTGGGCATCGGCGCTGATTCGCTGGTAA
- a CDS encoding TonB-dependent receptor translates to MKKLYLLILMCWFAAAAMAQNFKGKVTDNDGNGLPGVSVAVAGGSQGTVTNAEGNFGLQLKQGNYKIRFSFIGYKTLEQNVTIGSEPVTLDVKLEEDIVSLSDVVVLGSRSAAVRTNVETPVPVDVITMKDLQMTGQIEPTQMINMVAPSFNSARQTIADGTDHIDPATLRGLGPDQVLVLLNGKRRHNQALTNVNGTVGRGSVGTDLNAIPAAAIERIEVLRDGAASQYGSDAIAGVINVVMKKEAGTSANLHWGRHYAGDGRALNLGVYHGLKVGKAGTISFAGDFRFREPTNRAGDYTGPVYVNWNTGTDIARRQQLFEQDEALIAQRGFSRAKNMQIGNSKVDNFGGMVNGDLRIGKKTNFYFTGMLNYRRGQAAGFYRYPFQTTQVIADLYPNGFLPQIHSTIWDRSFLAGLSGEFGNGWRWDLSNVYGGNSFRFDVKNSNNASQFALGARAQTEFYSGKLGFNQNTTDFGVSKDFGKAVGLKTFNVAAGLNFRIDQYSIEAGEEASWRNYDPASGRAGGAQVFPGFQPANAVNQSRNVLGAYVDLESDLTDKLLVNVAGRFENYSDFGSNFAGKLSARYKFADAFSVRGAISNGFRAPSVHQSAFSAISTVFVSVPGLGLQPRQQGTFRNGSAVANAFGIPKLKAETSVNISFGATSQITDNISLTVDAYQIDINDRIVLTGQFQRGTSPTGQRIAQILDQAGQQEVNAAVFFTNAVNTRTRGLDVVLSGNQPIGKGTLTVTLAGNMNRTEVQGDPKVSETLPPDQFGNILFNRQERARLELAQPRSKYTLGMNYKVGSFGTNLRITRFGRVESYDPANPALDETFSPKVVTDLNVNYRITKNIGIMVGANNLFDVYPDPLRVNQWPTPTRTTSLDNTSFNRFIYSRNATQFGFNGGYYYFSISANF, encoded by the coding sequence ATGAAAAAACTTTATTTACTCATTTTGATGTGTTGGTTTGCCGCTGCGGCAATGGCACAAAACTTCAAAGGCAAAGTTACTGATAATGACGGCAACGGCTTGCCGGGCGTATCGGTTGCCGTTGCGGGCGGTTCGCAAGGAACGGTTACTAATGCGGAAGGCAACTTTGGCCTGCAACTCAAACAAGGCAATTACAAAATCCGTTTTTCATTTATCGGTTATAAGACTTTGGAACAAAATGTAACCATTGGCTCTGAGCCTGTTACATTAGATGTCAAACTGGAAGAAGACATTGTCAGCCTTTCCGATGTAGTTGTGTTGGGTTCTCGTTCTGCTGCCGTGCGTACAAACGTGGAAACGCCCGTACCGGTAGATGTAATTACGATGAAAGACCTGCAAATGACGGGACAAATTGAGCCTACACAAATGATTAACATGGTAGCACCTTCATTTAACTCTGCCCGCCAGACAATAGCCGACGGTACTGACCACATAGACCCTGCTACCCTGCGCGGCCTCGGTCCCGACCAAGTACTGGTTTTGTTAAACGGCAAACGCCGCCACAATCAGGCTCTTACCAACGTAAACGGCACCGTAGGGCGCGGTTCGGTAGGTACTGACCTGAACGCGATTCCTGCCGCTGCCATTGAACGCATTGAAGTGCTGCGCGATGGAGCAGCCTCTCAATACGGCTCTGATGCCATTGCAGGGGTTATTAACGTGGTGATGAAAAAAGAGGCCGGCACTTCGGCAAACCTCCACTGGGGACGGCACTATGCAGGAGACGGACGAGCACTCAACCTCGGCGTTTACCATGGTTTGAAAGTAGGCAAAGCAGGTACTATCAGTTTTGCGGGCGACTTCCGATTCCGCGAGCCTACCAACCGCGCAGGCGACTATACAGGGCCGGTTTACGTAAACTGGAACACAGGCACCGACATTGCCCGCCGCCAGCAACTGTTTGAACAAGACGAGGCATTGATTGCACAACGCGGTTTCAGCCGTGCCAAAAACATGCAAATAGGCAACTCTAAGGTGGACAACTTCGGCGGTATGGTCAATGGCGACTTGCGAATCGGTAAAAAAACCAATTTCTACTTTACAGGGATGCTGAACTATCGCCGCGGACAGGCTGCAGGCTTCTACCGCTATCCTTTCCAAACCACACAGGTGATTGCCGACCTGTACCCCAACGGATTTTTACCGCAAATTCATTCCACCATTTGGGACAGGTCATTCTTGGCAGGTCTGAGCGGTGAATTTGGCAACGGTTGGCGCTGGGATTTATCCAACGTATATGGCGGCAACTCATTCCGTTTTGATGTTAAAAACTCAAACAATGCTTCTCAATTTGCTTTGGGAGCACGTGCACAAACCGAGTTCTATTCCGGCAAACTGGGCTTCAACCAAAATACAACCGACTTTGGCGTTTCTAAGGATTTCGGTAAAGCAGTTGGTCTGAAAACCTTCAATGTAGCGGCAGGTTTGAACTTCCGCATAGACCAATACTCCATTGAAGCAGGTGAAGAAGCCTCTTGGCGAAACTATGACCCTGCATCGGGCAGAGCAGGCGGCGCACAGGTATTCCCGGGCTTCCAACCCGCCAATGCCGTTAATCAAAGCCGCAATGTGCTGGGTGCTTATGTGGACTTAGAGTCTGACCTGACCGATAAATTACTGGTAAACGTGGCCGGTCGCTTTGAAAATTACAGCGACTTCGGCAGTAACTTTGCCGGCAAGTTGAGCGCGCGTTACAAATTTGCCGATGCGTTCTCTGTCCGCGGCGCTATTTCCAACGGCTTCCGTGCGCCTTCGGTACACCAAAGTGCATTCAGTGCCATTTCTACGGTGTTCGTATCTGTGCCGGGTTTGGGCTTGCAGCCTCGCCAGCAAGGCACATTCCGCAATGGCAGCGCCGTTGCCAACGCATTTGGTATTCCTAAACTCAAAGCAGAAACCTCTGTAAACATCAGTTTTGGCGCTACCTCGCAAATTACCGATAACATCAGCCTGACCGTAGATGCTTATCAGATTGATATTAATGACCGCATCGTATTGACGGGGCAATTCCAGCGCGGTACTTCCCCCACAGGCCAGCGCATCGCACAAATTCTCGACCAAGCCGGCCAGCAGGAAGTAAACGCCGCCGTATTCTTTACGAATGCCGTGAACACGCGCACCAGAGGTTTGGACGTGGTATTGAGCGGCAATCAGCCTATCGGCAAAGGTACGCTGACGGTAACTTTGGCAGGCAATATGAACCGCACCGAAGTACAAGGCGACCCGAAAGTTTCGGAAACACTGCCTCCCGACCAGTTCGGCAACATCTTGTTTAACCGTCAGGAGCGCGCCCGCTTGGAACTGGCACAGCCACGCAGCAAATACACACTTGGTATGAACTACAAGGTAGGCAGCTTTGGTACCAACTTGCGTATTACTCGTTTCGGCCGCGTGGAATCGTATGACCCCGCCAACCCTGCATTAGACGAAACATTTTCGCCAAAAGTGGTTACTGACCTGAACGTAAACTACCGCATCACTAAAAACATAGGCATCATGGTAGGCGCTAACAACCTTTTTGATGTGTATCCCGACCCACTGCGCGTAAACCAATGGCCTACGCCAACCCGCACCACGTCGTTAGATAACACCTCGTTTAACCGCTTCATTTACAGCCGTAACGCTACGCAGTTCGGTTTCAACGGCGGCTATTACTATTTCAGCATCAGTGCCAACTTCTAA
- a CDS encoding QcrA and Rieske domain-containing protein, translating into MEKLTKDRRHALKLGGIMLCAFACGKPDAVLPVGDKPFEILLTEGQAKALQQVGGFVFAGQFFVMRLSAAEFRVLSRWCTHAAGALRFNAGANLLECPVHGSVFSTEGTVLQGPANAPLKRYRYELRQDKLLVFPD; encoded by the coding sequence ATGGAAAAACTTACCAAAGACCGCCGCCATGCGTTGAAGTTGGGCGGTATTATGCTGTGTGCCTTTGCTTGCGGGAAACCCGATGCAGTACTGCCTGTTGGGGACAAGCCTTTTGAAATTTTACTTACCGAAGGGCAGGCAAAGGCCTTGCAGCAAGTCGGCGGATTTGTATTTGCAGGGCAGTTTTTTGTCATGCGCCTTTCTGCCGCCGAGTTTCGCGTGCTTTCGCGATGGTGTACCCATGCAGCGGGTGCGCTCCGTTTCAATGCAGGTGCAAACTTGTTGGAGTGCCCCGTGCACGGTTCTGTATTCAGCACGGAGGGGACAGTATTGCAAGGGCCGGCCAATGCTCCGCTCAAACGCTATCGCTATGAGCTGCGGCAAGACAAGCTGCTTGTTTTTCCCGATTAA